The genomic DNA TTGGTACCGCTAGTGCAAAAACAACAGGATTTCTTTGAACACACACTCCGCCCTGCCCTAGAAGCAGAGGGAATCTTTATTTTCGACTACAAGGGTTTAGACAAAGAGAATCAAATAGCTTTAACAGAATACTATGAGAAACAAGTCTTTCCTGTGTTGACCCCCCTAGCCATCGACCCTAGTGACCCTGGACATCCTTTCCCCTACATTTCCAATTTGAGCTTAAACCTGGCGGTGGAAATAGCGGATGATACTGGTAATCGCTACGCCGCCCGTGTCAAGGTTCCCACCGTCTTGCCCCGTTTTGTCCCCCTGCCCCACCCTAAACCTGACACCTACGCTTTTATTCCCCTGGAGGAGGTGATTGGTGCCCACCTACACACCCTTTTCCCTGGCATGACAGTCTTGGAATACCATCCCTTTCGCATTACCAGAGATGCTGAACTAGACATTCAGGAAGACGAAGCCGATGACCTCATCTCCGCTTTGAAAGAAGAACTGCGCAAACAAAAATTTGGACCGGTCACAAGGTTAGAAATCTCCGATCGGGCTCCCCTTGCCACACGCAAACGTCTGCAAGAACAACTGAGTCTAGGGGAAGAAGACATTTACGACATCAATGGTCTGGTTGGTCTAGGCAGTTTAATGGATTTGACCCATCTCCCCTTACCCCATTTGAAAGACAAGCCCTGGCGCACTAGCAGTCATCCCCGTCTGAAACAGAAGGACATCAGTATTTTTGATGTGATCAAAGGGGGGGATTTACTGGTTCACCATCCCTATCAGTCTTTTACTACTACAGTGCAACGCTTGATCGAAGAAGCGGCCGATGACCCCCAAGTTCTGGCAATTAAACAGACTCTATATCGGACATCGGGGGATTCACCCATTGTGCATGCTTTAATCAGAGCGGCAGAAAACGGCAAGCAAGTAGCAGTATTAGTCGAATTAAAAGCCCGCTTTGATGAAGCCAATAATATTGCCTGGGCAAAGAAACTGGAAGATACAGGAGTGCATGTAGTCTATGGCATTAAGTATCTAAAAACTCACACGAAAACAGCAATGGTGGTGCGCAAAGAGGGGAATGAAATTGTGCGTTATTGTCACATTGGCACAGGTAACTATAACCCCCGCACCGCTAGGTTTTACAGTGACCTAGGCATTCTCACCTGCAATGAAGAGCTAGCGGCGGACCTCACTGACTTGTTCAATTATTTAACAGGTTACTCCAGACAGCGGGAATACCGCAGAATCCTAGTAGCTCCTGTCACTATGCGGCAGAGATTTCTCCAATTAATCGATCGGGAGAAGCAGTTCGGCAAAGGAGGACGCATTATTGCCAAGATGAATGCCTTGGTTGACCCGCAAGTAATTGATCATCTCTACGATGCTGCCCAGGCGGGGGTAGAAATTGATTTGGTTGTCAGGGGTATTTGTTGCTTGCGTCCAGGGGTACCAGGTCTCAGTGAGACAATTCGGGTGGTGAGTATTATTGGGCGCTTTTTGGAGCACTCCCGCATCTTTTATTTTGGCAATGGTGGCAATCCAGAACTTTATATTGGCAGTGCCGACTGGATGCCGCGCAACCTAGATGCCAGAGTAGAAGTGGTGACCCCTGTTCTTGACCCCCAAATTCAGGCGGAGTTGAAGCAGATCATTGATACAACCTTGGCGGACAATCGTCAGGCATGGGATTTACAACCCGATGGCAAATACATTCAACGCCATCCCGCGGCGGGTGAGCCAGAACGGGCTTCCCAAGTGCAATTTATGTTGATGGCAAGACCTAACTTTTTTGACGAATGAACAGTGGTTTTGTTTACATAGTGGGAGCGGGGGTCGGCGGTGTCGGTAATCTGACTGTCAGAGCAAAAGAGTTGTTGGGGGAGGCAGAAGTTGTTCTGGCTGATGATTTAGTCGATGAGAGTGTGAAATCTTTAGTCCCCCCTACCTGTACATGGCAGACAGTGGGCAAACGGGGTGGCAAACCGAGTGCTACCCAGGATGAAATTAATCAACTGCTAGTCGAGCTGGCGCAAAACGGCAAAACAGTAGTGCGGTTGAAAAATGGCGACCCCTGGGTGTTCGGCAGAGCTAGCCAAGAAATCAGAGCCTTGCA from Pseudanabaenaceae cyanobacterium SKYG29 includes the following:
- the ppk1 gene encoding polyphosphate kinase 1; this translates as MEQRYFNRELSWLAFNDRVLCEGIDPRTPLLERVKFVAIFSSNLDEFFMVRVANVKRAIAQCLDTRTDDGLTPRQQLQAIRAALVPLVQKQQDFFEHTLRPALEAEGIFIFDYKGLDKENQIALTEYYEKQVFPVLTPLAIDPSDPGHPFPYISNLSLNLAVEIADDTGNRYAARVKVPTVLPRFVPLPHPKPDTYAFIPLEEVIGAHLHTLFPGMTVLEYHPFRITRDAELDIQEDEADDLISALKEELRKQKFGPVTRLEISDRAPLATRKRLQEQLSLGEEDIYDINGLVGLGSLMDLTHLPLPHLKDKPWRTSSHPRLKQKDISIFDVIKGGDLLVHHPYQSFTTTVQRLIEEAADDPQVLAIKQTLYRTSGDSPIVHALIRAAENGKQVAVLVELKARFDEANNIAWAKKLEDTGVHVVYGIKYLKTHTKTAMVVRKEGNEIVRYCHIGTGNYNPRTARFYSDLGILTCNEELAADLTDLFNYLTGYSRQREYRRILVAPVTMRQRFLQLIDREKQFGKGGRIIAKMNALVDPQVIDHLYDAAQAGVEIDLVVRGICCLRPGVPGLSETIRVVSIIGRFLEHSRIFYFGNGGNPELYIGSADWMPRNLDARVEVVTPVLDPQIQAELKQIIDTTLADNRQAWDLQPDGKYIQRHPAAGEPERASQVQFMLMARPNFFDE